From the Lepidochelys kempii isolate rLepKem1 chromosome 2, rLepKem1.hap2, whole genome shotgun sequence genome, one window contains:
- the LOC140905768 gene encoding uncharacterized protein isoform X2, translating into MFSVAKGAQSMPQSSNLGLVFSIFINYLENGAPVTFEDVAVYFSPEEWKELAEWQKELYWDVMKENYELVTSLDDEIVNESMEEKNQEEDAENLLPVKTFSVKLKEKVSQSSVKVKNCLSQSKLQTTQRNSVGNTQGLSTNSTAQQKAQVTERPNALQECKRSCVEKTDLLIRQRNHKRERPFPCSECGKCFSQKGDLKIHLRIHTGERPYACTECGKSFTQRGYLKIHLRLHTGEKPFPCTECGKRFPSKGDLKMHQRKHTGERPFLCSECGKSFTRKVDLKVHQRKHTGERPFTCTECGKSFTSKGYLKIHLGQHKGKRPFTCLECGKSFISKGSLKAHQRIHTGETPFTCTECAKSFTTKGYLKIHQRLHTGETPYPCAECGKRFTTKGYLKIHQKIHTDGTPFICSDCGKSFATMRYLKMHQRSHTGETTFTCAECGESFAQKGYLRIHQRMHTGEGLFTCSDCGKSFTAKYLRIHQRMHTGERPFTCTECGKSFTAEGSLKIHLKIHSRVLLSICTDCGKSFSSMRYLKVHQKTHSQEPVILPSESGDGFPQKMLATVPQKAHREMISFTCKDCGKSFCQKSNLITHQKAHTQERQVLTHRPSAGPAAASLTSVKLHPVNLAQEVLRAGKDHLDPNPYPLVMDLKPSFQFALQTCPLSPGVNLGVS; encoded by the exons ATGTTCAGCGTGGCCAAAGGGGCACAGAGCATGCCGCAGTCTTCTAACCTAGGGCTGGTTTTTAGTATATTCATTAATTACCTGGAAAATGGG GCTCCGGTGACATTTGAGGATGTTGCAGTCTATTTCTCGCCGGAGGAGTGGAAGGAGTTAGCGGAATGGCAGAAAGAACTGTACTGGGATGTGATGAAGGAGAATTACGAGCTCGTCACCTCGCTAG ATGATGAGATTGTGAATGAAAGTATGGAGGAGAAGAATCAGGAGGAAGATGCTGAAAACCTGCTTCCTGTGAAGACCTTTTCAGTGAAGCTTAAAGAGAAAGTTTCCCAAAGTTCAGTGAAGGTGAAAAACTGCCTGAGTCAGAGCAAACTCCAGACAACGCAAAGAAACTCAGTAGGAAACACGCAAGGGCTATCCACAAACAGCACGGCTCAGCAGAAAGCCCAGGTGACGGAGAGACCAAACGCCCTTCAGGAATGCAAACGAAGCTGTGTGGAGAAGACAGATCTCCTAATACGACAGAGGAACCACAAGAGGGAGAGGCCGTTtccctgcagtgagtgtgggaaatgcTTCTCTCAGAAAGGGGACCTGAAGATCCACctgagaatccacacaggggagcgGCCATACGCATGcaccgagtgtgggaaaagcttcacccAGAGGGGATACCTGAAGATCCACCTGAGACTCCACACAGGGGAGAAGCCCTTTCCATGCACTGAATGCGGAAAAAGGTTCCCGTCAAAGGGGGATCTCAAAATGCACCAGAGGAAGCACACGGGGGAGAGGCCCTTTCTGTGCAGTGAATGTGGGAAGAGCTTCACTCGCAAGGTGGACCTCAAAGTCCACCAGAGGAAACACACGGGAGAGAGGCCCTTTACTTGCACCGAGTGCGGGAAGAGTTTTACTTCCAAGGGCTATCTCAAGATACACCTGGGACAGCACAAGGGGAAGAGGCCGTTCACATGTctggagtgtgggaaaagcttcatttcCAAGGGCTCCCTCAAGGcgcaccagagaatccacacgggtgagacgCCCTTCACATGCACTGAGTGTGCGAAGAGCTTCACCACCAAGGGCTATCTCAAGATACACCAGAGGCTGCACACGGGGGAGACCCCGTATCCCTGTGccgagtgtgggaaacgcttcaccACCAAGGGCTATCTGAAGATACACCAGAAAATCCACACGGACGGGACCCCCTTCATCTGCAGTGATTGCGGGAAGAGCTTTGCCACCATGCGATATCTCAAGATGCACCAGAGAAGCCACACGGGGGAGACCACATTCACCTGCGCGGAGTGTGGGGAGAGCTTCGCCCAGAAGGGCTATCTCCGCATCCACCAGCGGATGCACACAGGGGAGGGCCTGTTCACCTGctctgactgtgggaaaagcttcactgcCAAGTACCTGCGGATCCACCAGCGAAtgcacacaggggagaggcccttcACTTGCACggaatgtgggaaaagcttcactgcGGAGGGGTCTCTGAAAATCCACCTGAAGATCCACAGCAGGGTGCTGCTGAGTATATGCACCGACTGCGGGAAAAGCTTCTCCTCCATGCGCTATCTCAAGGTGCACCAGAAAACCCATTCCCAAGAGCCGGTGATACTACCCAGCGAAAGTGGGGACGGTTTCCCGCAGAAGATGCTTGCCACTGTCCCTCAGAAAGCCCACCGAGAAATGATCTCATTTACCTGCaaggactgtgggaaaagcttctgCCAGAAGTCTAATTTAATAACGCACCAGAAAGCCCACACGCAGGAGAGACAGGTTCTAACACACAGGCCCAGCGCCGGCCCTGCTGCCGcatcactgacatcagtgaagtTGCACCCAGTGAATTTGGCTCAGGAAGTTTTAAGAGCAGGGAAAGATCATCTCGACCCAAATCCCTATCCCCTGGTCATGGATTTAAAGCCCAGCTTCCAGTTTGCTCTGCAGACCTGTCCACTTTCCCCAGGAGTAAATCTAGGTGTCTCTTGA
- the LOC140905768 gene encoding uncharacterized protein isoform X1, with product MFSVAKGAQSMPQSSNLGLVFSIFINYLENGAPVTFEDVAVYFSPEEWKELAEWQKELYWDVMKENYELVTSLVDDEIVNESMEEKNQEEDAENLLPVKTFSVKLKEKVSQSSVKVKNCLSQSKLQTTQRNSVGNTQGLSTNSTAQQKAQVTERPNALQECKRSCVEKTDLLIRQRNHKRERPFPCSECGKCFSQKGDLKIHLRIHTGERPYACTECGKSFTQRGYLKIHLRLHTGEKPFPCTECGKRFPSKGDLKMHQRKHTGERPFLCSECGKSFTRKVDLKVHQRKHTGERPFTCTECGKSFTSKGYLKIHLGQHKGKRPFTCLECGKSFISKGSLKAHQRIHTGETPFTCTECAKSFTTKGYLKIHQRLHTGETPYPCAECGKRFTTKGYLKIHQKIHTDGTPFICSDCGKSFATMRYLKMHQRSHTGETTFTCAECGESFAQKGYLRIHQRMHTGEGLFTCSDCGKSFTAKYLRIHQRMHTGERPFTCTECGKSFTAEGSLKIHLKIHSRVLLSICTDCGKSFSSMRYLKVHQKTHSQEPVILPSESGDGFPQKMLATVPQKAHREMISFTCKDCGKSFCQKSNLITHQKAHTQERQVLTHRPSAGPAAASLTSVKLHPVNLAQEVLRAGKDHLDPNPYPLVMDLKPSFQFALQTCPLSPGVNLGVS from the exons ATGTTCAGCGTGGCCAAAGGGGCACAGAGCATGCCGCAGTCTTCTAACCTAGGGCTGGTTTTTAGTATATTCATTAATTACCTGGAAAATGGG GCTCCGGTGACATTTGAGGATGTTGCAGTCTATTTCTCGCCGGAGGAGTGGAAGGAGTTAGCGGAATGGCAGAAAGAACTGTACTGGGATGTGATGAAGGAGAATTACGAGCTCGTCACCTCGCTAG TAGATGATGAGATTGTGAATGAAAGTATGGAGGAGAAGAATCAGGAGGAAGATGCTGAAAACCTGCTTCCTGTGAAGACCTTTTCAGTGAAGCTTAAAGAGAAAGTTTCCCAAAGTTCAGTGAAGGTGAAAAACTGCCTGAGTCAGAGCAAACTCCAGACAACGCAAAGAAACTCAGTAGGAAACACGCAAGGGCTATCCACAAACAGCACGGCTCAGCAGAAAGCCCAGGTGACGGAGAGACCAAACGCCCTTCAGGAATGCAAACGAAGCTGTGTGGAGAAGACAGATCTCCTAATACGACAGAGGAACCACAAGAGGGAGAGGCCGTTtccctgcagtgagtgtgggaaatgcTTCTCTCAGAAAGGGGACCTGAAGATCCACctgagaatccacacaggggagcgGCCATACGCATGcaccgagtgtgggaaaagcttcacccAGAGGGGATACCTGAAGATCCACCTGAGACTCCACACAGGGGAGAAGCCCTTTCCATGCACTGAATGCGGAAAAAGGTTCCCGTCAAAGGGGGATCTCAAAATGCACCAGAGGAAGCACACGGGGGAGAGGCCCTTTCTGTGCAGTGAATGTGGGAAGAGCTTCACTCGCAAGGTGGACCTCAAAGTCCACCAGAGGAAACACACGGGAGAGAGGCCCTTTACTTGCACCGAGTGCGGGAAGAGTTTTACTTCCAAGGGCTATCTCAAGATACACCTGGGACAGCACAAGGGGAAGAGGCCGTTCACATGTctggagtgtgggaaaagcttcatttcCAAGGGCTCCCTCAAGGcgcaccagagaatccacacgggtgagacgCCCTTCACATGCACTGAGTGTGCGAAGAGCTTCACCACCAAGGGCTATCTCAAGATACACCAGAGGCTGCACACGGGGGAGACCCCGTATCCCTGTGccgagtgtgggaaacgcttcaccACCAAGGGCTATCTGAAGATACACCAGAAAATCCACACGGACGGGACCCCCTTCATCTGCAGTGATTGCGGGAAGAGCTTTGCCACCATGCGATATCTCAAGATGCACCAGAGAAGCCACACGGGGGAGACCACATTCACCTGCGCGGAGTGTGGGGAGAGCTTCGCCCAGAAGGGCTATCTCCGCATCCACCAGCGGATGCACACAGGGGAGGGCCTGTTCACCTGctctgactgtgggaaaagcttcactgcCAAGTACCTGCGGATCCACCAGCGAAtgcacacaggggagaggcccttcACTTGCACggaatgtgggaaaagcttcactgcGGAGGGGTCTCTGAAAATCCACCTGAAGATCCACAGCAGGGTGCTGCTGAGTATATGCACCGACTGCGGGAAAAGCTTCTCCTCCATGCGCTATCTCAAGGTGCACCAGAAAACCCATTCCCAAGAGCCGGTGATACTACCCAGCGAAAGTGGGGACGGTTTCCCGCAGAAGATGCTTGCCACTGTCCCTCAGAAAGCCCACCGAGAAATGATCTCATTTACCTGCaaggactgtgggaaaagcttctgCCAGAAGTCTAATTTAATAACGCACCAGAAAGCCCACACGCAGGAGAGACAGGTTCTAACACACAGGCCCAGCGCCGGCCCTGCTGCCGcatcactgacatcagtgaagtTGCACCCAGTGAATTTGGCTCAGGAAGTTTTAAGAGCAGGGAAAGATCATCTCGACCCAAATCCCTATCCCCTGGTCATGGATTTAAAGCCCAGCTTCCAGTTTGCTCTGCAGACCTGTCCACTTTCCCCAGGAGTAAATCTAGGTGTCTCTTGA
- the LOC140905768 gene encoding uncharacterized protein isoform X4, whose product MKLKDDEIVNESMEEKNQEEDAENLLPVKTFSVKLKEKVSQSSVKVKNCLSQSKLQTTQRNSVGNTQGLSTNSTAQQKAQVTERPNALQECKRSCVEKTDLLIRQRNHKRERPFPCSECGKCFSQKGDLKIHLRIHTGERPYACTECGKSFTQRGYLKIHLRLHTGEKPFPCTECGKRFPSKGDLKMHQRKHTGERPFLCSECGKSFTRKVDLKVHQRKHTGERPFTCTECGKSFTSKGYLKIHLGQHKGKRPFTCLECGKSFISKGSLKAHQRIHTGETPFTCTECAKSFTTKGYLKIHQRLHTGETPYPCAECGKRFTTKGYLKIHQKIHTDGTPFICSDCGKSFATMRYLKMHQRSHTGETTFTCAECGESFAQKGYLRIHQRMHTGEGLFTCSDCGKSFTAKYLRIHQRMHTGERPFTCTECGKSFTAEGSLKIHLKIHSRVLLSICTDCGKSFSSMRYLKVHQKTHSQEPVILPSESGDGFPQKMLATVPQKAHREMISFTCKDCGKSFCQKSNLITHQKAHTQERQVLTHRPSAGPAAASLTSVKLHPVNLAQEVLRAGKDHLDPNPYPLVMDLKPSFQFALQTCPLSPGVNLGVS is encoded by the exons ATGAAATTGAAAG ATGATGAGATTGTGAATGAAAGTATGGAGGAGAAGAATCAGGAGGAAGATGCTGAAAACCTGCTTCCTGTGAAGACCTTTTCAGTGAAGCTTAAAGAGAAAGTTTCCCAAAGTTCAGTGAAGGTGAAAAACTGCCTGAGTCAGAGCAAACTCCAGACAACGCAAAGAAACTCAGTAGGAAACACGCAAGGGCTATCCACAAACAGCACGGCTCAGCAGAAAGCCCAGGTGACGGAGAGACCAAACGCCCTTCAGGAATGCAAACGAAGCTGTGTGGAGAAGACAGATCTCCTAATACGACAGAGGAACCACAAGAGGGAGAGGCCGTTtccctgcagtgagtgtgggaaatgcTTCTCTCAGAAAGGGGACCTGAAGATCCACctgagaatccacacaggggagcgGCCATACGCATGcaccgagtgtgggaaaagcttcacccAGAGGGGATACCTGAAGATCCACCTGAGACTCCACACAGGGGAGAAGCCCTTTCCATGCACTGAATGCGGAAAAAGGTTCCCGTCAAAGGGGGATCTCAAAATGCACCAGAGGAAGCACACGGGGGAGAGGCCCTTTCTGTGCAGTGAATGTGGGAAGAGCTTCACTCGCAAGGTGGACCTCAAAGTCCACCAGAGGAAACACACGGGAGAGAGGCCCTTTACTTGCACCGAGTGCGGGAAGAGTTTTACTTCCAAGGGCTATCTCAAGATACACCTGGGACAGCACAAGGGGAAGAGGCCGTTCACATGTctggagtgtgggaaaagcttcatttcCAAGGGCTCCCTCAAGGcgcaccagagaatccacacgggtgagacgCCCTTCACATGCACTGAGTGTGCGAAGAGCTTCACCACCAAGGGCTATCTCAAGATACACCAGAGGCTGCACACGGGGGAGACCCCGTATCCCTGTGccgagtgtgggaaacgcttcaccACCAAGGGCTATCTGAAGATACACCAGAAAATCCACACGGACGGGACCCCCTTCATCTGCAGTGATTGCGGGAAGAGCTTTGCCACCATGCGATATCTCAAGATGCACCAGAGAAGCCACACGGGGGAGACCACATTCACCTGCGCGGAGTGTGGGGAGAGCTTCGCCCAGAAGGGCTATCTCCGCATCCACCAGCGGATGCACACAGGGGAGGGCCTGTTCACCTGctctgactgtgggaaaagcttcactgcCAAGTACCTGCGGATCCACCAGCGAAtgcacacaggggagaggcccttcACTTGCACggaatgtgggaaaagcttcactgcGGAGGGGTCTCTGAAAATCCACCTGAAGATCCACAGCAGGGTGCTGCTGAGTATATGCACCGACTGCGGGAAAAGCTTCTCCTCCATGCGCTATCTCAAGGTGCACCAGAAAACCCATTCCCAAGAGCCGGTGATACTACCCAGCGAAAGTGGGGACGGTTTCCCGCAGAAGATGCTTGCCACTGTCCCTCAGAAAGCCCACCGAGAAATGATCTCATTTACCTGCaaggactgtgggaaaagcttctgCCAGAAGTCTAATTTAATAACGCACCAGAAAGCCCACACGCAGGAGAGACAGGTTCTAACACACAGGCCCAGCGCCGGCCCTGCTGCCGcatcactgacatcagtgaagtTGCACCCAGTGAATTTGGCTCAGGAAGTTTTAAGAGCAGGGAAAGATCATCTCGACCCAAATCCCTATCCCCTGGTCATGGATTTAAAGCCCAGCTTCCAGTTTGCTCTGCAGACCTGTCCACTTTCCCCAGGAGTAAATCTAGGTGTCTCTTGA
- the LOC140905768 gene encoding uncharacterized protein isoform X3: MKLKVDDEIVNESMEEKNQEEDAENLLPVKTFSVKLKEKVSQSSVKVKNCLSQSKLQTTQRNSVGNTQGLSTNSTAQQKAQVTERPNALQECKRSCVEKTDLLIRQRNHKRERPFPCSECGKCFSQKGDLKIHLRIHTGERPYACTECGKSFTQRGYLKIHLRLHTGEKPFPCTECGKRFPSKGDLKMHQRKHTGERPFLCSECGKSFTRKVDLKVHQRKHTGERPFTCTECGKSFTSKGYLKIHLGQHKGKRPFTCLECGKSFISKGSLKAHQRIHTGETPFTCTECAKSFTTKGYLKIHQRLHTGETPYPCAECGKRFTTKGYLKIHQKIHTDGTPFICSDCGKSFATMRYLKMHQRSHTGETTFTCAECGESFAQKGYLRIHQRMHTGEGLFTCSDCGKSFTAKYLRIHQRMHTGERPFTCTECGKSFTAEGSLKIHLKIHSRVLLSICTDCGKSFSSMRYLKVHQKTHSQEPVILPSESGDGFPQKMLATVPQKAHREMISFTCKDCGKSFCQKSNLITHQKAHTQERQVLTHRPSAGPAAASLTSVKLHPVNLAQEVLRAGKDHLDPNPYPLVMDLKPSFQFALQTCPLSPGVNLGVS, translated from the exons ATGAAATTGAAAG TAGATGATGAGATTGTGAATGAAAGTATGGAGGAGAAGAATCAGGAGGAAGATGCTGAAAACCTGCTTCCTGTGAAGACCTTTTCAGTGAAGCTTAAAGAGAAAGTTTCCCAAAGTTCAGTGAAGGTGAAAAACTGCCTGAGTCAGAGCAAACTCCAGACAACGCAAAGAAACTCAGTAGGAAACACGCAAGGGCTATCCACAAACAGCACGGCTCAGCAGAAAGCCCAGGTGACGGAGAGACCAAACGCCCTTCAGGAATGCAAACGAAGCTGTGTGGAGAAGACAGATCTCCTAATACGACAGAGGAACCACAAGAGGGAGAGGCCGTTtccctgcagtgagtgtgggaaatgcTTCTCTCAGAAAGGGGACCTGAAGATCCACctgagaatccacacaggggagcgGCCATACGCATGcaccgagtgtgggaaaagcttcacccAGAGGGGATACCTGAAGATCCACCTGAGACTCCACACAGGGGAGAAGCCCTTTCCATGCACTGAATGCGGAAAAAGGTTCCCGTCAAAGGGGGATCTCAAAATGCACCAGAGGAAGCACACGGGGGAGAGGCCCTTTCTGTGCAGTGAATGTGGGAAGAGCTTCACTCGCAAGGTGGACCTCAAAGTCCACCAGAGGAAACACACGGGAGAGAGGCCCTTTACTTGCACCGAGTGCGGGAAGAGTTTTACTTCCAAGGGCTATCTCAAGATACACCTGGGACAGCACAAGGGGAAGAGGCCGTTCACATGTctggagtgtgggaaaagcttcatttcCAAGGGCTCCCTCAAGGcgcaccagagaatccacacgggtgagacgCCCTTCACATGCACTGAGTGTGCGAAGAGCTTCACCACCAAGGGCTATCTCAAGATACACCAGAGGCTGCACACGGGGGAGACCCCGTATCCCTGTGccgagtgtgggaaacgcttcaccACCAAGGGCTATCTGAAGATACACCAGAAAATCCACACGGACGGGACCCCCTTCATCTGCAGTGATTGCGGGAAGAGCTTTGCCACCATGCGATATCTCAAGATGCACCAGAGAAGCCACACGGGGGAGACCACATTCACCTGCGCGGAGTGTGGGGAGAGCTTCGCCCAGAAGGGCTATCTCCGCATCCACCAGCGGATGCACACAGGGGAGGGCCTGTTCACCTGctctgactgtgggaaaagcttcactgcCAAGTACCTGCGGATCCACCAGCGAAtgcacacaggggagaggcccttcACTTGCACggaatgtgggaaaagcttcactgcGGAGGGGTCTCTGAAAATCCACCTGAAGATCCACAGCAGGGTGCTGCTGAGTATATGCACCGACTGCGGGAAAAGCTTCTCCTCCATGCGCTATCTCAAGGTGCACCAGAAAACCCATTCCCAAGAGCCGGTGATACTACCCAGCGAAAGTGGGGACGGTTTCCCGCAGAAGATGCTTGCCACTGTCCCTCAGAAAGCCCACCGAGAAATGATCTCATTTACCTGCaaggactgtgggaaaagcttctgCCAGAAGTCTAATTTAATAACGCACCAGAAAGCCCACACGCAGGAGAGACAGGTTCTAACACACAGGCCCAGCGCCGGCCCTGCTGCCGcatcactgacatcagtgaagtTGCACCCAGTGAATTTGGCTCAGGAAGTTTTAAGAGCAGGGAAAGATCATCTCGACCCAAATCCCTATCCCCTGGTCATGGATTTAAAGCCCAGCTTCCAGTTTGCTCTGCAGACCTGTCCACTTTCCCCAGGAGTAAATCTAGGTGTCTCTTGA